The Erwinia sorbitola nucleotide sequence CCTCCAAGCGCATAGGACATCAGCTGATGCCCGTAGCAGACACCCAGCAGCGGCAGTCTTTCAGCGACCGCATGACGAACCCATGCCGCAGTGCGCTCACTCCAGTCAGCGTGATCGGTGACCATCGCCCAGGATCCGCTAAGGATCGCCGCAGAGATGGTGGTCAGCTCTGGCAGGTCTTCTCCGAGATCCGGACGCACGACAATATAGTCATCCTCTGAGAGATTCAGGGCCTCAACAAACCACTGATTCTGCTCCCCGACAACACCACTGACCGCCTGTGGCGGTTTTTCAAGCTGGATAATGGCTAACGGAAGTCTCACTGTCATCTTGCTCTATCCTCGATATCACGGCAGGGTCGCTTACCCTGCTGGCTATCATGGCACCGGGTTTCAACCCTGTCTCATAACATTTTCTGTCATTCTATAAACAAAGCATCGGCTTAACCCGGCAGGTTTGCCCTGCTTTGCACCACAGGCTGCTAAAAATACCGCTGAGTTCAGCGCCTCATTTGGTGCATTTCATGCCATGCTTATCAGGAATACTTCGTTATTTTCTAAGGACTGTGCAGTGGCTCTGCGTCATTTTTTGCTGATTTTGCTGGTGGTGTCGATTTGGGCATTTAATAACATCGCTATAAAATGGGGGCTGCTTGACCTGCCGCCCCTGCTGATGATCGCCATGCGCTTTGTGGTGGTGGCGATCATTCTGGTGCCCTTTACCCGTGTGACTCGCCAGCAGCTTTATTATCTGGTGCCCCTCGGTTTTACCTTCGGATTTATGCACTTCGCTCTGCTTTTTGTCAGCCTCAACTACACCGATGCAGGAACGGCGGCGGTGATTGTGCAGCTCGGTACACCGATCGCCATGCTGCTGGCGATGGTCATCCTGAAAGAAAAACTGCGGCTGGTGCAGCTGCTTGGCATCATGATTTCACTGAGCGGCGTGGTCGTGCTGGCGGGTAGCCCGACCATCCCTAACTGGTGGGTGCTGGTGCTGCTGCTACTTAGCGCCTTTGGCTGGGCAATCAGCAATATGATTGTAAAAAAATCACCCGCCATCAGCCCGCTCACCCTCACCGGCTGGCTCTCATTTTTCGCCATTCCGCTGGTGGGATGCGCATCCTGGGTGGTTGAATCTGACCAGCTCAATCTGCTGCTACACTCTTCATGGCGGGGCTGGTTTGGCATTCTGTTCAGCGCCATTGGCTCGTCGATCGTGGCGTATTCCCTGTGGTACAGCCTGCTGAAGCACTACAACGTCAATCTTATTATGCCTTATTCCCTGTTGACGCCCGTGCTGGCGGTGATTATGGGGGTTGTGGTGCTGGGCGACAGTATGAACAGCTATAAAGCCGCAGGGGCGCTGCTGGTGATTGCCGGCACCGCGATTGCCGTGATTAACCTGCGTAACCTGAAAATGCATGCTCGCCTGCCGCGCTTCCGTTATGACCGCTACAGGAAAAAACGTACCCGCCCCTGAAACCTCACAAGGAGAGTCTGATGGATAACCGCCTGAGCGATGCACTGTGGCAACAGCTGTGGCATGGTCTGCGTAACGACACCGCGCCGCTGCCTGAACTTATCATTAACGGCGACCAGGCGCTGATATCGGCTTACCCGGTCAGCGAACTCGCCGCAGCCAGTATCGGGCTGGCCGCTACCGCCGCCGCCCGTTTGACACAGAATACCCACACGGCTGAAATCAACGGGCCGCTGGCCTCGCGCTGGTTCCAGTCCGCACTGCGCCCGGTTAACCGCGCGACACCGCCGCAGTGGGATCAGTTCGCCGGGGATTACGCCACGGAAGACGGCTGGCTGCGCCTGCACACCAATGCACCCCATCACCGGGCGGCAATGGAGCGAGTGCTGGGGCAGCACGGCGATCGGCAACAGCTGGCGGCCACCGTCGCCCGCTGGAAAGGGGAGGAACTTGAGCAGGCGGTGGTGGATGCCGGAGGCTGTGCCGCTGCCCTGCGTAGCCACAGCGAATGGCAGCAGCACGCCCAGGGCCAAAGCGTCAGCAGGGAAGCATTAATCGGGCAAACCCTTCATGCCTGCGGCCCGGCTCCTGCCTGGCGTCTCTGCACTTCCCGCCCCCTGATCGGTGTGCGGGTACTTGACCTGACGCGCATTATTGCCGGGCCGGTGGCAACGCGTTTTCTCGCCGGACTGGGAGCAGAAGTATTACGCATCGATCCGCCCGGCTGGCAGGAACCGTCACTGGAGGAGGAGATCACGCCAGGCAAACGCTGTGCGCGACTTGATCTTAAATCTGCCGGGGGACGGCGTCAGTTTGAACAACTCCTCAGCCAGTGTGATGTGCTGGTTCATGGTTACCGCGCCGATGCGCTTGGCGACCTGGGATATGACAGCGACACCCTGCAAAGTTTGCATCCGGGGTTGGTAGATGTGAGTCTGAACGCCTGGGGCTGGACAGGGCCATGGCGCAATCGCCGCGGGTTTGACAGCCTGGTGCAGATGGCCTGCGGAATTGCCGAGCGTGGCCGACTGTGGCAGCACAGCGATGCACCGGTGCCGCTGCCCGTTCAGGCGCTGGATCATGCCACTGGCTATATGATGGCCGCCGCCGTGCTGGAAGGATTACGCCAGCGAGTGCTGAATCATACCGGCTTTTCTGCGCGGCTTTCACTGGCGCGCACTGCCTGCCTGTTAATGGATGCCCCCTACCCGCAGGACGCACAGCCCGCAGGCCTCGCCCCCCGCCAGCCGCAGGATGAGGACTCCGAAGCACTGATTTCTCACTGGGGAATTAGCTACCGCTTACGCTCACCATTCTGGCTGCCGGGAATGCCGCTGATCTGGTCACGAGCGCCATCGCCCTTTGGTTCTGCCGCCGCAGAGTGGCTGTAGAGGCGCGGCAGGCCGCGCCTGCGTTGAAGAAGGGATCGCGCGTAACCGACAGTTAGGCGTTCTCGTCTTCCAGCTCATCGCGCATTGCCTGTAACGCTTCCCGGCTGAGAGCCGCCAGGGTACGGTAAAACGCCGTACCCGCATGCGCCTCGACCTTGCCAAGGAAAGCGCCAACCCACGGCAGCAGGAACTCATCAAACAGCTGAATCTGTGCCTGAGACTCATCGGCTTCTGACTGATCTTCCAGCCAGGACGAGGCCAGCAGTAACGCGCCGATATGGTCGACAGGCGCGTCGGTCAGCGGCATGCCGCGCTGGCTGAGAAACGCCCGAATATCCGCTTCCTGCGGGCCATTTTCCCACTGAGAACCGTACGGCGACACCTTGCATTCCGCGCCAACAAATAACGCGTTGTAATCCGCTGCCAGCAGCGCAGGATCGCTGTTCTGCTGTAAGCGGGTGAGCAGCTCATCCTGCTCCAGCGGCCAGTGCTGCTGGAGTTTACCTTCGCGCAGCATGGTAAATAGCGGAACCAGCAGCGGATCCTGAGGCTGACGGTTATACAGAGAGCCAAGGATGCGGCAGATGATGGAAAACTCATTCATGTAATTTCAATTCCGTTAAGAGTAATGTGTGACACTGTCACATGTCAGCGAATTCAGCAATTTCCCTGCCGGTACGCTGTTGCAGGAAGTCCAGCAGGCGACGTGGCGTGACATTTAACACGCGATCCTCCGGAAAATCCACTTCGCGCATAATACGCAGGCAGTGCTCAAAGTTGCCAAGGGTAAAGGCGGTATGCGAATCCGATCCCAGTGCCAGGCGGCCTCCGGCATCCCGCACCGCAGCAGCAACGGCACGACAATTAGGCTCGCTGCCCAGGCGGGAAGTAGTAAATGAGGAGTTATTCAGCTCCAGCGCCACGTCATACTTCGCGGCGGCTTCGGCAACGGCCTGAATATCAATGGGATACTTCGGGTTTCCGGGATGGCTGATGATATGCACCAATCCGTTTGCCATGGTGGCAATCAT carries:
- a CDS encoding phosphatase — protein: MYPVDLHMHTVASTHAYSTLRDYVLQAQTCGVKLLAITDHGPDMADAPHYWHFVNMKVWPRVIDGVGVLRGIEANIKNIQGEIDCSGPMLDSIDIIVAGFHEPVLAPQDKASNTEAMIATMANGLVHIISHPGNPKYPIDIQAVAEAAAKYDVALELNNSSFTTSRLGSEPNCRAVAAAVRDAGGRLALGSDSHTAFTLGNFEHCLRIMREVDFPEDRVLNVTPRRLLDFLQQRTGREIAEFADM
- a CDS encoding DMT family transporter — its product is MALRHFLLILLVVSIWAFNNIAIKWGLLDLPPLLMIAMRFVVVAIILVPFTRVTRQQLYYLVPLGFTFGFMHFALLFVSLNYTDAGTAAVIVQLGTPIAMLLAMVILKEKLRLVQLLGIMISLSGVVVLAGSPTIPNWWVLVLLLLSAFGWAISNMIVKKSPAISPLTLTGWLSFFAIPLVGCASWVVESDQLNLLLHSSWRGWFGILFSAIGSSIVAYSLWYSLLKHYNVNLIMPYSLLTPVLAVIMGVVVLGDSMNSYKAAGALLVIAGTAIAVINLRNLKMHARLPRFRYDRYRKKRTRP
- a CDS encoding CoA transferase, which translates into the protein MDNRLSDALWQQLWHGLRNDTAPLPELIINGDQALISAYPVSELAAASIGLAATAAARLTQNTHTAEINGPLASRWFQSALRPVNRATPPQWDQFAGDYATEDGWLRLHTNAPHHRAAMERVLGQHGDRQQLAATVARWKGEELEQAVVDAGGCAAALRSHSEWQQHAQGQSVSREALIGQTLHACGPAPAWRLCTSRPLIGVRVLDLTRIIAGPVATRFLAGLGAEVLRIDPPGWQEPSLEEEITPGKRCARLDLKSAGGRRQFEQLLSQCDVLVHGYRADALGDLGYDSDTLQSLHPGLVDVSLNAWGWTGPWRNRRGFDSLVQMACGIAERGRLWQHSDAPVPLPVQALDHATGYMMAAAVLEGLRQRVLNHTGFSARLSLARTACLLMDAPYPQDAQPAGLAPRQPQDEDSEALISHWGISYRLRSPFWLPGMPLIWSRAPSPFGSAAAEWL
- a CDS encoding TorD/DmsD family molecular chaperone, with amino-acid sequence MNEFSIICRILGSLYNRQPQDPLLVPLFTMLREGKLQQHWPLEQDELLTRLQQNSDPALLAADYNALFVGAECKVSPYGSQWENGPQEADIRAFLSQRGMPLTDAPVDHIGALLLASSWLEDQSEADESQAQIQLFDEFLLPWVGAFLGKVEAHAGTAFYRTLAALSREALQAMRDELEDENA